In Lachnospiraceae bacterium, one DNA window encodes the following:
- a CDS encoding cupin domain-containing protein codes for MIRKDNVLEVEHLGGGKGTAYVHHIVSKEELLGHGRLYAKVVLPPGASVGWHQHVHDTEPYYILKGEADFIDNDKSVTKVGPGDCCIIEVGQYHSIENNSDSDVEFMALIYNEPGYLNDRD; via the coding sequence ATGATTCGTAAAGACAACGTTCTGGAAGTGGAACATTTAGGCGGAGGTAAGGGAACAGCGTATGTTCATCATATTGTATCTAAGGAGGAGCTGTTAGGACACGGCAGACTGTATGCTAAGGTTGTTCTTCCTCCAGGTGCAAGTGTAGGCTGGCATCAGCATGTACATGATACTGAGCCATATTATATTTTAAAGGGTGAAGCAGATTTTATTGATAATGACAAGTCTGTGACCAAGGTTGGCCCTGGTGACTGCTGTATTATTGAAGTAGGACAGTATCACAGCATTGAGAATAATTCCGATTCTGATGTGGAGTTTATGGCTCTTATTTATAATGAACCAGGTTATCTGAATGACAGGGATTAA